Proteins co-encoded in one Prevotella sp. E13-27 genomic window:
- a CDS encoding DUF4271 domain-containing protein, whose translation MQNPFYNQSAFYNDTTTFHTSRYHTEQGVEGELIPYSVSNDDFITSLLLICFVVFIVSIAHSHRFLKRQAKNFLFASFNEPFLSSETTSEVHFQTFLSVLAVLLSVTVGFQYTMVMVPDAYWIENELELLSMAFAILMAYHLFRVFLYTVVNRVFFTKRQNIVFLRSLLFIYAAQSILLFPAVLIVIYFNIPLSKSVYFFAILFIFSKILSFYKTWSIFFQQNKLFFQIILYLCALEIVPQICLAGVYVALINNLKLIF comes from the coding sequence ATGCAAAATCCTTTTTATAATCAAAGCGCATTTTATAATGACACAACCACCTTCCACACCAGCCGTTATCATACGGAGCAAGGTGTGGAAGGTGAGCTTATACCCTACTCTGTTAGCAACGACGACTTCATAACCTCGCTGCTGCTGATTTGCTTTGTGGTATTCATCGTGTCAATAGCCCACTCCCACAGGTTCTTAAAGAGACAGGCAAAGAACTTCTTGTTCGCATCGTTCAACGAGCCGTTCCTAAGCAGCGAGACAACATCGGAAGTTCATTTCCAGACCTTCCTGTCAGTCCTCGCAGTATTGCTTTCAGTAACTGTAGGCTTTCAATATACCATGGTCATGGTGCCAGATGCCTATTGGATAGAAAACGAGTTGGAATTGCTGTCAATGGCTTTTGCCATCCTCATGGCATATCATTTGTTCAGAGTTTTCCTCTACACAGTTGTCAACCGAGTGTTCTTCACAAAACGACAAAATATCGTCTTTCTGAGGAGCCTGTTATTCATCTATGCAGCACAGTCAATACTGCTTTTCCCCGCTGTTCTAATTGTCATATATTTCAACATTCCGCTCTCAAAAAGTGTATATTTTTTCGCAATTTTATTCATTTTCTCAAAAATTTTGTCCTTTTACAAGACTTGGAGTATCTTTTTCCAACAAAATAAGCTATTTTTTCAAATAATTTTGTACCTTTGCGCCCTCGAAATCGTGCCCCAAATCTGTTTGGCAGGCGTATATGTGGCACTGATTAACAATTTGAAACTCATTTTTTAG
- the metK gene encoding methionine adenosyltransferase, translating to MSYLFSSESVSEGHPDKVADQISDAILDQFLAYDDKARVACESFVTTGQVVIMGEVRSDVYIDLQTIARKIIKKIGYTKAEYQFDGDSCGILTAIHEQSADINRGVDREEDENQGAGDQGMMFGYATNETENYMPVSLDLAHLIVKTLADIRREGKQMTYLRPDSKSQVTIQYSDNGIPERIDTIVVSTQHDEFLAGGNSEFGEANDEAMLAKIKDDVINILIPRVKQQIHSQKVLDLFGLDIKYYVNPTGKFVIGGPHGDTGLTGRKIIVDTYGGKGAHGGGAFSGKDSSKVDRSAAYAARHIAKNMVAAGVADEMLVQISYAIGVAKPMNIYVNTYGRSNVQMSDSEIARKIEKLFDLRPKAIERSLKLRQPMYLETAAYGHMGRKNEVISKTFTSHYHETKTIDVELFTWEKLDRVDDIRREFGL from the coding sequence ATGTCATATCTATTTTCATCAGAGTCGGTGTCGGAGGGACATCCCGACAAAGTTGCCGACCAGATAAGCGACGCTATTCTCGACCAGTTCCTAGCCTATGACGACAAGGCTCGTGTGGCATGCGAATCGTTTGTTACGACAGGTCAGGTTGTCATCATGGGTGAGGTGCGCAGCGATGTATATATCGACCTGCAGACCATTGCTCGCAAGATCATAAAGAAAATCGGCTACACAAAGGCAGAATATCAGTTCGACGGTGACTCATGCGGCATTTTAACTGCCATTCATGAGCAGAGTGCCGACATAAACCGCGGTGTTGACCGTGAGGAAGACGAGAACCAGGGTGCCGGCGACCAGGGAATGATGTTCGGCTATGCCACCAATGAGACCGAGAACTACATGCCTGTAAGCCTCGACCTTGCTCACCTCATTGTAAAAACACTTGCCGACATACGTCGCGAGGGTAAGCAGATGACCTATCTGCGTCCCGACTCTAAGAGTCAGGTAACCATCCAGTATAGTGACAACGGCATCCCCGAACGCATAGATACCATCGTTGTCTCTACTCAGCACGACGAGTTCCTCGCAGGCGGCAACAGCGAGTTTGGCGAAGCCAACGACGAGGCTATGCTGGCAAAGATCAAGGACGATGTCATCAACATCCTCATCCCACGAGTAAAACAGCAGATCCACTCACAGAAGGTGCTCGACCTCTTCGGTCTCGACATCAAATACTATGTCAATCCTACGGGTAAGTTCGTCATTGGCGGACCTCACGGCGACACCGGTCTTACAGGTCGTAAGATCATTGTTGACACCTACGGAGGCAAGGGAGCCCACGGCGGTGGTGCCTTCTCTGGCAAGGACTCATCGAAGGTGGACCGTTCTGCAGCCTATGCCGCTCGCCACATTGCAAAGAACATGGTTGCAGCAGGCGTGGCCGACGAGATGCTGGTACAGATAAGCTATGCCATAGGCGTGGCAAAGCCAATGAACATCTATGTCAACACCTACGGTCGCAGCAACGTACAGATGAGCGACAGTGAGATAGCACGCAAGATTGAGAAACTCTTCGACCTGCGTCCAAAAGCTATTGAGCGCTCACTGAAGCTGCGCCAGCCCATGTATCTCGAGACAGCAGCCTACGGACACATGGGACGCAAGAACGAGGTTATCAGCAAGACCTTTACCAGCCACTACCACGAGACAAAGACCATCGACGTGGAGCTGTTCACCTGGGAGAAGCTCGACCGTGTTGACGACATACGCCGTGAGTTCGGATTGTAA